A single genomic interval of Zobellia nedashkovskayae harbors:
- a CDS encoding ABC transporter permease: MFDIERWQEIFDTIRKNKLRTFLTGLSVASGIFILVILLGFGEGFRNGIAHEFEQDAATSVWVWPGTTTKKYKGLNPGRNIQLTNANYEFSAKLLEDDIQFKSPRIFVRDVSVTYGNEALVYQVQGISSQFQFIENAGMFGGRFLNYQDETSRAKVAVIGKKIADDVFTDIDNPVGEFIKISGLPFKIIGVFNETEDREEERIYIPVTTAQSTFNGGDKINNLGYTLPPSDNFEEVVAKSIKFKNSLQSYLQQAHTVAPDDTNAIFVWSAMEEAKRYYSLTDNIALFFWFVGICTIIAGVVGVSNIMLIVVRERTKEIGIRKALGAKPWSIVGMILHESIFITSISGFAGLIFSMGLLEFVGPHIEVDYIMNPSVNFTVAISTVFVLVLAGAVAGFFPAWRAANIHTIDALRDE; the protein is encoded by the coding sequence ATGTTCGACATCGAAAGGTGGCAGGAAATCTTTGATACTATTCGCAAAAATAAGTTGCGAACATTTCTTACAGGGTTATCCGTAGCATCAGGAATTTTCATTCTCGTTATTTTATTAGGTTTTGGCGAAGGTTTTCGCAATGGTATCGCTCATGAGTTTGAGCAAGATGCTGCAACCAGTGTATGGGTGTGGCCAGGTACAACTACTAAAAAATACAAAGGTCTTAATCCGGGTAGAAATATTCAGTTAACTAATGCTAATTATGAGTTCTCGGCTAAATTGCTTGAGGATGATATTCAATTTAAATCACCCAGGATTTTTGTTCGCGATGTTTCCGTTACTTATGGTAATGAGGCGCTTGTGTATCAAGTTCAGGGTATTTCCTCTCAATTCCAGTTCATAGAGAATGCAGGAATGTTCGGCGGAAGGTTCTTGAATTACCAAGACGAAACAAGTAGAGCGAAAGTAGCTGTAATCGGGAAGAAAATTGCTGATGATGTTTTTACGGATATCGATAATCCAGTAGGAGAATTCATTAAAATATCCGGACTTCCATTTAAAATAATCGGAGTATTCAATGAAACTGAAGATCGGGAAGAAGAACGTATCTACATACCGGTAACCACTGCACAAAGTACTTTTAATGGTGGTGATAAAATAAATAATTTGGGGTACACGCTTCCGCCTTCAGATAATTTTGAGGAAGTAGTCGCTAAATCCATCAAATTCAAGAACAGTCTTCAATCGTATTTACAACAAGCCCATACCGTTGCTCCAGATGATACCAATGCCATTTTTGTATGGAGTGCTATGGAGGAAGCCAAGCGGTATTATAGTCTAACGGATAACATTGCACTGTTCTTCTGGTTCGTGGGTATTTGCACCATTATAGCGGGCGTGGTAGGTGTTAGCAATATTATGCTAATTGTAGTACGTGAGCGTACTAAAGAGATTGGCATACGAAAAGCGCTTGGTGCCAAACCTTGGTCTATAGTAGGTATGATTTTACACGAGTCTATATTTATTACCTCTATTTCTGGCTTTGCAGGACTCATTTTTAGTATGGGTTTATTAGAGTTTGTGGGTCCGCATATTGAAGTAGATTATATCATGAATCCATCTGTAAACTTTACTGTTGCTATTTCAACGGTTTTTGTATTGGTATTGGCCGGTGCTGTTGCGGGGTTTTTTCCGGCATGGCGTGCAGCCAATATTCATACTATTGATGCATTACGGGACGAATAA
- a CDS encoding DUF420 domain-containing protein gives MEDTVAKEKKFNKLITIVSIVVPVVVAILFGVKIPNVERLGFLPPIYASINGLTAILLLVAVWAIKNGKKELHQNIMTSCIGLSLLFLLMYIGYHMTSESTTYGGEGAVRYIYFFILITHIILSIAIIPLVLKTYAFAYLKKFENHRKWAKITFPIWLYVAVTGVVVYLMISPYYVS, from the coding sequence ATGGAGGATACAGTAGCTAAAGAAAAGAAGTTTAACAAATTAATCACAATAGTATCTATTGTAGTGCCAGTAGTAGTGGCCATACTGTTTGGAGTAAAAATACCAAATGTAGAAAGACTTGGTTTTTTACCTCCAATCTACGCTTCTATAAATGGACTAACCGCTATTCTATTACTTGTTGCCGTATGGGCCATAAAAAATGGAAAAAAAGAATTACATCAGAATATAATGACAAGTTGTATTGGCTTATCGCTTCTATTTTTACTGATGTATATTGGCTATCATATGACTTCAGAGTCTACTACTTACGGGGGTGAAGGAGCAGTACGTTATATCTATTTCTTTATTTTGATTACTCATATAATTCTTTCCATAGCTATTATACCTTTAGTACTCAAAACATATGCCTTTGCGTACCTTAAGAAATTTGAAAATCATAGAAAGTGGGCCAAAATTACATTTCCTATTTGGTTATATGTAGCGGTTACCGGAGTTGTGGTGTACCTTATGATTTCGCCTTATTATGTTAGTTAA
- a CDS encoding ABC transporter permease: MLNRDNWKEIFETIQKNKLRTFLSGFTVALGILIFVVLFGFGNGLINTFDDFFGNDATNVFYVFPSRTTMPYKGYKSNRVIEFDNSDLADIEKNFPLFLEYISPRITRQDTVSYLNESNSYRTLGVGPAHQFSEMTIIMKGRYLNNQDIKNKTKYAVIGRLVEEDLFGAKNSLGKYIDVGGSSFKVIGVFQDDGGDNEERIVYVPYTTLQLIEKNTDKIDQMVVGFKPQIGYAGAMAFDKSLDQFIRSKKFISPKDQNGIFIRNVADQLQQNQQFARVLQIIVGFVAFGTIIAGIIGISNIMVFVVKERTKELGIRKALGATPKAVIGTILLESVFITTVSGFIGMLIGIAILSSLGDKLKDFFITNPYIDTSVAIAATFVLIIFGAIAGYVPARRAARIKPIVALRDE, translated from the coding sequence ATGTTAAATAGAGACAACTGGAAAGAAATATTCGAAACCATCCAGAAGAACAAACTTCGTACATTTTTGTCGGGGTTTACTGTTGCTTTAGGTATTCTAATTTTTGTGGTGCTATTTGGTTTCGGTAATGGTTTGATCAATACTTTTGATGATTTTTTTGGAAACGATGCCACTAATGTATTTTATGTCTTTCCGAGCAGAACAACAATGCCTTACAAAGGATATAAGTCAAACAGAGTAATAGAGTTTGATAATAGTGACTTAGCCGATATTGAGAAGAATTTTCCTTTGTTTCTAGAATATATTAGTCCAAGGATAACAAGGCAGGATACCGTTAGTTATTTGAATGAATCAAATAGCTATAGAACACTGGGAGTAGGGCCAGCTCATCAATTCAGTGAGATGACTATTATTATGAAGGGGCGTTATTTGAATAATCAAGATATCAAAAACAAGACTAAGTATGCAGTTATTGGCAGACTGGTAGAAGAAGACCTATTTGGAGCCAAAAATTCGCTTGGCAAATATATTGATGTTGGTGGAAGCTCTTTTAAGGTTATTGGAGTGTTTCAAGATGATGGTGGTGATAATGAAGAACGCATTGTTTACGTTCCTTATACTACACTGCAACTGATTGAAAAAAACACGGATAAAATTGACCAAATGGTTGTTGGTTTTAAACCACAAATAGGATATGCAGGCGCTATGGCTTTTGACAAGAGTCTTGATCAGTTTATCAGGTCTAAAAAATTCATCAGTCCTAAAGATCAAAATGGAATCTTTATTAGGAACGTAGCAGACCAATTGCAGCAGAACCAACAGTTTGCCCGTGTGTTACAAATCATAGTAGGTTTTGTAGCCTTCGGAACCATCATTGCCGGTATAATTGGTATCAGTAATATTATGGTATTTGTTGTAAAAGAACGAACTAAGGAACTCGGTATTAGAAAAGCACTTGGGGCCACCCCCAAAGCAGTTATAGGAACCATTTTATTGGAGTCCGTATTTATTACAACGGTTTCCGGTTTTATAGGTATGCTCATAGGGATTGCAATTTTAAGTTCTTTGGGCGATAAACTGAAAGACTTTTTTATTACCAATCCATATATAGATACGAGCGTTGCGATTGCGGCCACATTTGTTCTTATAATTTTTGGTGCAATTGCGGGCTATGTTCCGGCAAGACGTGCTGCCCGTATTAAACCCATTGTAGCCCTAAGAGACGAATAA
- a CDS encoding ABC transporter ATP-binding protein: MIEIKDLHKSYKMGSNSLHVLKGLNFSIDEGELVAIMGSSGSGKSTLLNILGMLDEADSGSYTLDGVPIKDLNETKAAKYRNKFLGFVFQSFNLINYKSAMENVALPLYYQKVPRKEREEKALKYLAQVGLKEWATHLPNELSGGQKQRVAIARAMAAEPKVLLADEPTGALDSKTSYEVMDLIQNINDKGNTILVVTHEEDIAHMCKRIVHLKDGVIVEDKKVEQVRAAQYVK, encoded by the coding sequence ATGATTGAAATTAAAGATCTTCACAAGTCCTACAAAATGGGTAGCAACTCATTACATGTCTTAAAAGGATTAAATTTTAGTATTGACGAGGGAGAACTAGTGGCTATCATGGGTTCGTCTGGGTCTGGTAAATCAACCCTATTAAATATTTTAGGAATGCTAGATGAAGCAGATTCCGGATCATATACTTTAGACGGTGTTCCCATCAAAGATTTAAATGAAACCAAAGCGGCCAAGTACCGTAATAAATTCTTGGGTTTTGTATTTCAGTCTTTTAATCTTATCAACTACAAAAGCGCCATGGAAAATGTGGCCTTACCTTTATATTATCAAAAAGTACCAAGAAAAGAAAGGGAAGAGAAGGCTTTAAAATACCTAGCGCAGGTAGGTCTTAAAGAATGGGCTACGCACTTACCAAATGAACTTTCTGGTGGTCAAAAGCAACGTGTTGCAATAGCCCGTGCTATGGCGGCAGAGCCAAAAGTATTGCTGGCAGATGAGCCAACAGGTGCTTTAGATAGTAAAACTTCGTATGAGGTAATGGACCTTATTCAGAATATTAATGATAAAGGGAATACCATTCTTGTAGTAACGCATGAAGAAGACATAGCCCATATGTGCAAACGTATTGTACATTTAAAAGATGGTGTCATTGTGGAAGATAAAAAAGTAGAACAGGTTAGGGCCGCTCAGTATGTTAAATAG
- a CDS encoding ABC transporter permease, which yields MFNRDRWKEILEVLTSNWFRTVLTAFGVFWGIFILILLLSAGKGLENGIMQDFGDISTNTMFMWSRSTTKSYKGLPKGRSFLFKVEDVQAIRDNVPELKFISPRNELGGFNGANNVVRGIKTGAYNVYGDYPEISKQDPMTMTSGRFLNYNDIKEKRKIAIIGEGVRNGLYDKDEDVLGTFIKIQGVNFMVVGTYKKKSNDGDGEEGQKQIFVPFTTFSQAFNRGNDVGWMAITANDGTSITSLKDKIMGVVKENHKVHPDDQRAVGHFDLYEQFQRVQSLFGALRFIAYFVGILVLLSGIIGVSNIMLIVVKERTKEIGIRRALGEDPWSIKLQILMESIFLTIISGMAGITLGALFIYGVNALLDMNGPVDMFMNPSVSLGVVVGALLILIFSGLLAGFIPAQSAIKVRPIDALRTE from the coding sequence ATGTTTAATAGAGATCGTTGGAAAGAAATTTTGGAAGTACTAACCAGTAATTGGTTCAGAACCGTCTTGACCGCCTTTGGTGTGTTTTGGGGTATATTCATTTTAATCCTATTGCTTTCTGCAGGAAAGGGACTGGAAAACGGTATCATGCAAGACTTTGGTGATATTTCTACCAATACCATGTTCATGTGGTCTAGAAGTACAACCAAATCTTATAAAGGCCTTCCTAAGGGTAGAAGTTTTCTCTTTAAGGTTGAAGATGTGCAAGCGATAAGAGATAATGTGCCTGAATTAAAGTTTATTTCTCCAAGAAATGAGCTAGGTGGTTTTAACGGTGCTAATAATGTCGTCCGCGGAATAAAGACAGGTGCTTATAATGTCTATGGAGATTATCCTGAAATTAGTAAACAAGACCCTATGACCATGACGTCTGGTAGGTTTTTGAATTATAATGACATCAAGGAAAAACGAAAAATAGCGATTATAGGTGAGGGTGTACGAAACGGACTCTATGACAAGGATGAAGATGTGCTTGGTACGTTTATAAAAATACAGGGTGTCAATTTTATGGTGGTCGGTACATATAAAAAGAAAAGTAATGATGGCGATGGAGAAGAAGGGCAGAAACAGATTTTTGTGCCATTTACTACGTTCTCCCAAGCTTTCAACCGTGGTAATGATGTAGGTTGGATGGCTATTACTGCAAATGACGGTACTTCCATAACAAGTTTAAAGGATAAGATAATGGGCGTTGTCAAAGAAAATCATAAAGTACACCCTGATGATCAGCGTGCCGTGGGACACTTTGATCTTTATGAACAGTTCCAAAGGGTTCAGAGCTTGTTTGGAGCATTACGTTTTATAGCTTATTTCGTTGGAATTTTGGTTCTACTCTCAGGTATTATTGGGGTAAGTAATATTATGCTCATTGTGGTAAAGGAACGAACTAAAGAAATTGGCATACGTAGAGCTTTGGGTGAGGACCCTTGGTCTATTAAATTGCAAATCCTAATGGAGTCTATTTTCTTGACTATTATATCCGGTATGGCAGGTATTACTCTAGGTGCGCTCTTTATTTATGGCGTAAACGCCTTGTTGGATATGAACGGCCCGGTAGATATGTTCATGAATCCTAGTGTAAGTTTAGGGGTGGTAGTTGGTGCATTATTAATTCTTATTTTTTCTGGTCTTTTGGCAGGTTTCATCCCTGCTCAAAGTGCTATTAAAGTAAGGCCAATAGATGCCCTTAGAACTGAATGA
- a CDS encoding ABC transporter permease — translation MRFIFDRNTWQEIFGSISKNKMRTVITVVGVLWGIFIYIALSGAAKGMDNGFESMFETIARNSMFVWAQNTSMPNEGYKTGRQMQLKLDDAVMIQNRIPEVEYIAPRNVRGFFGSAPANIGRNNKTGSYSLFGDFPAFTKIAPKKIYDGGRFLNDKDIEQSRKVAVIGERTQKELFDKDENPIGGYFKIDDVFFQVIGVHKFEQSGGFGGDGDIFIPFSTFKKLYNTGDDVGWFSIAAYDNADVIKVEENIKSLLKNIHHVHPDDDRAFGSFNLGEQFNKIVGFADGITFLSLIVGIATIFAGVIGIGNILLISVKERTKELGVRRALGATPAEVRNQIILESVFLTVIAGIMGIILGALALAGINSATQDIDFPYTNPTVPIPFVIGALVIMVVLGTLIGLIPAQRAVSIKPIDALREE, via the coding sequence ATGCGATTTATATTCGATAGAAATACTTGGCAAGAGATTTTTGGTTCCATCAGTAAGAACAAGATGAGGACTGTGATTACCGTAGTAGGTGTTCTATGGGGAATCTTTATTTATATAGCACTTTCTGGTGCTGCTAAGGGTATGGACAATGGTTTTGAGAGTATGTTCGAGACTATTGCTAGAAATAGTATGTTCGTTTGGGCTCAAAACACGAGTATGCCCAATGAAGGATACAAGACAGGAAGGCAAATGCAGTTGAAGCTGGATGATGCAGTAATGATACAAAATCGTATTCCCGAGGTAGAATATATAGCACCACGTAACGTGCGAGGCTTTTTTGGTTCTGCTCCTGCAAATATTGGACGTAATAACAAAACTGGAAGTTACTCGCTTTTTGGGGATTTTCCTGCATTTACCAAAATTGCGCCTAAGAAAATTTACGACGGCGGTCGTTTTCTCAATGACAAGGATATTGAGCAGTCTAGAAAAGTTGCGGTAATAGGAGAACGTACACAAAAAGAACTTTTTGATAAGGATGAAAACCCAATTGGGGGCTATTTCAAAATTGATGATGTCTTTTTTCAGGTCATAGGGGTCCATAAATTTGAACAAAGTGGAGGTTTTGGAGGAGATGGCGATATTTTCATTCCTTTTTCGACCTTCAAAAAATTGTATAATACAGGTGATGACGTCGGTTGGTTTTCTATTGCGGCCTATGATAATGCAGATGTAATCAAAGTTGAAGAAAATATAAAGAGTTTATTAAAGAATATTCACCATGTACATCCGGATGATGACCGTGCTTTTGGTTCGTTCAACTTGGGAGAGCAGTTCAATAAAATAGTTGGCTTTGCAGATGGTATTACCTTTTTGTCATTGATCGTTGGTATTGCCACAATATTTGCGGGCGTTATCGGTATCGGGAATATTCTGTTGATTTCGGTAAAAGAACGAACCAAAGAACTTGGAGTACGAAGAGCCTTAGGTGCTACACCTGCCGAGGTACGAAATCAGATTATCTTAGAATCGGTATTCTTGACCGTTATTGCGGGAATCATGGGTATTATTCTTGGAGCGCTTGCATTGGCGGGAATTAATAGTGCTACTCAAGATATTGACTTTCCATACACTAATCCAACAGTGCCTATACCTTTCGTAATTGGCGCATTGGTTATAATGGTAGTGCTAGGAACTTTAATTGGCCTTATACCTGCTCAAAGAGCCGTGAGTATAAAACCAATTGATGCCCTTAGGGAAGAATAA
- a CDS encoding efflux RND transporter periplasmic adaptor subunit, with the protein MKKSVTRIVLLFIVVAFGGSMYYLYQKNAEDPVVYETEQASKKNIVKKTVATGSILPLEEVLIKPNISGVIEEVFVEGGDYVKSGDLLCRIKVVPNLNALNDARNNIDEAKIGLDDELRNLERQKGLFGKGVISKVDLERAEVTYNQAKQSYAAANKRYDIVKTGTTKGFGNAANTQIRATVSGMVLEVPVEVGNQVIESNNFNEGTTIAAIADVDKMIFEGKVDESEVGKIKEDLPLEITIGALEGKTFDAILDYIAPKGKEENGAIQFEIKGTMKKQDSVFIRAGLSANASVILGRADSVLAIKEALIQFDDVTKEPFVEIENGDQKFERRAIELGISDGIDVEIKSGITETDKIKVWNAIEKEEEEG; encoded by the coding sequence ATGAAAAAATCAGTAACCAGAATCGTTCTTTTGTTCATAGTCGTGGCCTTTGGCGGATCAATGTATTATCTATATCAAAAGAATGCGGAAGACCCAGTCGTCTACGAAACGGAACAAGCCTCCAAAAAGAACATTGTAAAGAAAACGGTAGCTACCGGAAGTATACTTCCGTTGGAAGAAGTACTTATTAAACCTAATATTTCTGGAGTAATAGAAGAGGTATTTGTTGAAGGCGGGGACTATGTAAAGTCAGGTGATCTACTATGTAGAATAAAAGTAGTACCAAACCTAAATGCACTTAACGATGCAAGAAATAATATTGATGAGGCTAAAATAGGTTTGGATGATGAGCTTAGAAACCTGGAGCGTCAAAAGGGTCTTTTTGGCAAGGGCGTGATTTCTAAAGTAGATTTAGAGCGTGCCGAGGTGACATACAACCAGGCCAAGCAATCTTATGCCGCTGCCAACAAACGGTATGATATTGTTAAAACAGGTACCACAAAGGGCTTTGGTAACGCTGCAAACACACAAATTAGGGCTACCGTTAGTGGTATGGTTCTAGAAGTTCCTGTGGAAGTGGGTAATCAAGTTATTGAAAGCAATAATTTCAACGAAGGAACTACTATTGCCGCTATTGCAGATGTGGATAAAATGATTTTTGAAGGAAAGGTAGATGAAAGTGAAGTAGGGAAAATCAAAGAGGACTTACCGTTGGAAATTACAATTGGAGCTTTAGAAGGAAAAACGTTTGATGCTATTTTGGATTACATTGCCCCAAAGGGAAAAGAAGAAAATGGAGCTATTCAATTTGAAATAAAGGGCACCATGAAAAAGCAAGATTCCGTATTTATTCGTGCGGGACTAAGTGCTAATGCCTCGGTAATTTTAGGTAGGGCAGATAGTGTTTTGGCTATAAAGGAAGCTTTGATACAGTTTGATGATGTTACAAAAGAACCTTTTGTTGAAATAGAGAACGGCGATCAAAAGTTTGAACGAAGAGCTATAGAATTGGGTATTAGTGATGGAATTGATGTGGAAATAAAATCAGGAATAACCGAAACAGACAAGATTAAGGTCTGGAATGCCATAGAGAAAGAGGAAGAAGAAGGATAA